Proteins encoded in a region of the Photobacterium angustum genome:
- a CDS encoding RNA methyltransferase: MKDTSVIIGLSNPKSPTNVGAVLRAAGCYQADAVIYTGTRYDKAAKFQTDTKQMLQSIPLTGVESMLDDLPEDMKVVCVDFAEGATLLPHFTHPEKAIYIFGPEDGSIAQDVADKADHVVYVPTVGCMNLAASVNVVLYDRLAKQENIVQSDEHIRQNRDNKNNLRVTVK; this comes from the coding sequence ATGAAAGATACGTCAGTCATTATTGGATTGAGCAATCCTAAAAGCCCTACAAATGTTGGAGCGGTACTTAGAGCTGCTGGGTGTTATCAGGCGGATGCAGTTATATATACAGGAACTCGTTATGATAAAGCGGCAAAGTTTCAAACTGATACGAAACAAATGTTGCAGTCAATCCCTTTGACTGGCGTAGAATCAATGCTTGATGATCTACCCGAAGATATGAAAGTTGTGTGTGTCGATTTTGCAGAAGGCGCAACATTGCTTCCTCATTTTACGCATCCAGAAAAAGCGATTTACATCTTTGGCCCTGAAGATGGCTCAATTGCACAAGATGTTGCAGATAAAGCCGATCATGTTGTTTATGTACCTACTGTTGGGTGTATGAATTTAGCCGCCTCAGTAAATGTTGTGCTATATGATCGTCTAGCTAAGCAAGAGAATATTGTTCAAAGTGATGAGCATATTCGACAAAATAGAGATAATAAAAATAATCTGCGTGTCACAGTTAAATAA
- a CDS encoding PA4780 family RIO1-like protein kinase has product MKIPPRLQPLVEDGLIDDVLSQLMSGKEASVYVVRSGGKICCAKVYKEIDQRSFKKAVSYREGRKVRNSRRARAMEKGSKFGRDEQEKVWQQAEVDALSLLAKADIRAPVPYGCFDGVLLMELITDANGNVAPRLNDITLTKDQALHHHELMINYVKRMLCIGLIHGDLSEFNVLVDANGPVIIDLPQAVDASANNNAKWMLERDVKNMANYYGQYVPELLDTQYAKEMWALFEAGTLKPETELTGLYVESDADADIDSVMAEINAVMEEAALRRARIAEQEEID; this is encoded by the coding sequence ATGAAGATACCCCCACGATTACAACCTCTTGTAGAGGATGGCCTTATTGATGATGTTTTATCACAATTGATGAGTGGCAAAGAAGCTTCCGTATATGTTGTTCGCAGTGGTGGAAAAATCTGTTGCGCTAAAGTTTACAAAGAAATAGATCAACGTAGCTTTAAAAAAGCTGTCTCATATCGAGAAGGGCGGAAGGTACGTAATAGCCGTCGTGCACGAGCGATGGAAAAAGGTTCTAAGTTTGGCCGTGATGAACAGGAAAAAGTGTGGCAGCAGGCTGAAGTTGACGCACTATCATTGTTAGCTAAAGCCGATATAAGGGCTCCTGTTCCTTATGGCTGTTTTGATGGCGTATTATTGATGGAGTTGATCACCGATGCAAATGGCAATGTTGCACCTCGACTCAACGATATCACGCTAACTAAAGATCAGGCACTACACCACCATGAGCTAATGATTAACTATGTTAAACGTATGCTATGCATCGGTCTTATTCATGGTGATTTATCAGAGTTTAATGTGTTAGTGGATGCCAATGGGCCTGTTATTATCGATTTGCCGCAAGCAGTAGATGCTTCAGCCAATAACAACGCCAAATGGATGCTTGAGCGTGATGTTAAAAATATGGCTAACTATTATGGTCAATATGTACCTGAGTTGCTTGATACACAATACGCAAAAGAAATGTGGGCATTATTTGAAGCTGGAACATTAAAGCCAGAAACTGAACTAACTGGTCTTTATGTTGAAAGCGATGCCGACGCAGATATTGATAGCGTGATGGCGGAAATTAATGCTGTGATGGAAGAAGCAGCATTACGTCGTGCTCGTATTGCTGAACAGGAAGAAATAGACTAA
- the nspC gene encoding carboxynorspermidine decarboxylase, whose translation MKTPYFMIDEQKLIDNLEQAKKLKQLSGVKLVLALKCFSTWGVFDVMKPYLDGTTSSGPFEVRLGAEKFGGETHAYSVGYSQEDVEEVLEHCNKIIFNSVSQLQAHRHLADGKASVGLRLNPGISCAGQDLADPARQYSRLGVQENLLTDGLFDDLDGAMFHMNCENKSADAFIALLDSISERFGRYLEKLDWVSLGGGVFFTWPDYELEKLSIALKAFASRFNVQLYLEPGEAIITQTADLVVTVVDIVENEMKTAIVDSATEAHRLDTLIYNEPATISEASEKGSYQYVIGSCSCLAGDQFCVANFEQPLVIGQKLHIADSAGYTMVKLNWFNGLRMPSIYCRRIDGGVEKLNEFTYQDFESSLSRFSIS comes from the coding sequence TTGAAAACGCCTTACTTCATGATTGATGAGCAGAAGCTGATCGATAATTTAGAGCAAGCCAAAAAGTTAAAACAATTGTCTGGTGTAAAACTGGTACTCGCGTTGAAGTGTTTTTCAACATGGGGTGTGTTTGATGTCATGAAGCCTTATCTTGACGGTACAACCAGTAGCGGACCATTTGAAGTCAGGTTAGGTGCTGAAAAATTTGGTGGTGAAACTCATGCTTATAGCGTTGGATATAGCCAAGAAGATGTAGAAGAGGTACTAGAGCACTGTAATAAAATTATTTTTAACTCCGTTTCTCAATTGCAAGCCCATCGCCATTTGGCTGACGGCAAGGCGTCAGTTGGCCTACGTTTAAATCCGGGGATAAGTTGTGCAGGGCAAGATTTAGCTGATCCTGCTCGTCAGTATTCGCGTTTAGGAGTTCAAGAAAACCTATTAACAGATGGATTGTTTGATGATCTTGATGGCGCGATGTTTCATATGAACTGTGAAAATAAAAGTGCGGATGCGTTTATTGCGTTATTAGATTCTATATCAGAACGTTTTGGGCGTTATTTGGAAAAGCTTGATTGGGTGAGTTTAGGTGGCGGTGTTTTCTTCACTTGGCCTGATTACGAGTTAGAAAAGTTATCTATTGCATTAAAAGCATTTGCTTCACGATTTAATGTCCAATTATATCTAGAACCAGGCGAAGCCATTATTACTCAAACGGCAGATTTAGTCGTGACGGTGGTTGATATTGTTGAAAATGAAATGAAAACGGCAATTGTAGATAGTGCGACAGAAGCGCATCGACTCGATACATTAATTTATAATGAGCCCGCCACAATTAGTGAAGCTTCTGAAAAGGGGAGTTATCAATACGTGATTGGTAGTTGTTCTTGTTTAGCGGGCGACCAATTCTGCGTAGCTAACTTTGAACAGCCATTAGTTATTGGACAGAAATTACACATAGCAGATAGTGCGGGATATACCATGGTGAAGCTTAATTGGTTTAATGGCTTAAGAATGCCTAGTATTTATTGCCGTAGAATCGATGGTGGCGTGGAAAAATTAAACGAATTCACTTATCAAGACTTTGAGTCTTCATTGTCGCGTTTTTCAATTTCGTAA
- a CDS encoding carboxynorspermidine synthase: MAILQIGAGGVGWVVAHKAAQNNDVLGDITLASRTIGKCEKIISSIDKKNNLKDPTKTIQARAVNADDVDALVALIEDVKPDLVINAGPPWVNMSIMEACYQAKVSYLDTSVAVDLCSEGQQVPQAYDWQWGYREKFKQAGITGILGAGFDPGVVSVFAAYAVKHLFDEIDSIDVMDVNAGDHGKKFATNFDPETNMLEIQGDSFYWENGEWKQVGCHSRMLEFDFPLVGKHKVYSMAHDEVRSMQEFIPAKRIEFWMGFGDKYLNYFNCMRDIGLLSPDPLTLHDGTVVQPLHVLKALLPDPTSLAPGYTGKTCIGTWVQGKKEGKERSVFIYNNADHEVAYEDVEHQAISYTTGVPAITAALQFFNGKWADKGVFNMEQLDPDPFLATMPTIGLDWHVQELPVGQPDIQILK, encoded by the coding sequence ATGGCTATTTTACAAATTGGTGCTGGTGGTGTTGGCTGGGTTGTCGCACATAAAGCGGCGCAAAATAATGACGTACTTGGCGATATTACATTAGCTTCTCGTACAATTGGCAAATGTGAAAAGATCATTAGCTCGATTGATAAGAAAAATAATTTAAAAGACCCGACAAAAACAATTCAAGCACGTGCTGTCAATGCAGACGATGTTGATGCATTAGTTGCTTTAATTGAAGACGTGAAACCTGATTTGGTTATTAATGCAGGGCCTCCGTGGGTTAATATGTCGATAATGGAAGCGTGCTATCAAGCGAAAGTTTCATATCTCGATACCTCTGTTGCTGTTGATTTATGCTCTGAAGGTCAACAAGTGCCTCAAGCTTATGATTGGCAATGGGGTTACCGTGAGAAATTTAAGCAAGCAGGTATTACAGGTATTTTAGGCGCGGGTTTTGATCCTGGTGTAGTGAGTGTTTTTGCAGCGTATGCAGTAAAGCATTTGTTTGATGAAATCGACTCCATTGATGTAATGGATGTCAATGCAGGCGATCACGGTAAGAAGTTTGCGACTAACTTTGATCCAGAAACCAATATGTTAGAAATCCAAGGCGATTCTTTCTATTGGGAAAATGGTGAGTGGAAACAAGTGGGCTGCCATAGCCGTATGCTTGAATTTGATTTCCCGCTGGTGGGAAAACATAAAGTTTATTCTATGGCGCATGATGAAGTGCGTTCAATGCAGGAATTTATTCCGGCAAAGCGTATTGAATTTTGGATGGGCTTTGGTGATAAATACCTAAATTATTTCAATTGTATGCGTGATATTGGCTTATTAAGTCCAGATCCACTAACGCTGCATGATGGCACTGTTGTACAACCTCTTCATGTTTTAAAAGCGTTATTGCCTGATCCGACATCATTAGCGCCGGGTTACACAGGAAAAACCTGTATAGGCACATGGGTCCAAGGCAAGAAAGAAGGCAAAGAACGCAGTGTGTTTATCTATAACAATGCTGATCATGAAGTGGCGTATGAAGATGTAGAGCATCAAGCAATTTCATACACAACAGGTGTTCCTGCTATTACTGCCGCATTACAGTTCTTTAATGGTAAATGGGCGGATAAAGGTGTGTTCAATATGGAGCAGCTAGATCCAGACCCATTCTTAGCGACAATGCCAACTATTGGTTTAGATTGGCATGTACAAGAATTGCCCGTCGGTCAGCCTGATATTCAAATTTTAAAATAA
- a CDS encoding DUF2608 domain-containing protein, with amino-acid sequence MNLKTLAALCVFSFSTNTFADVVVKDTDKFQDVAVKVDELTSKGENPLIVIDIDNTLLTSTSDIGGDIWYQWQRGKLDVKPTKGEKVHCLFEDSIGMLYELMPMKTIEEKVPSTVRGWQDNGLTVIALTSRSPNYRYATEREMYRNHYDMTISPLKEKGADKTPVYIDKLDRPLSYINGIMMTTGMNKGTMLKYILDKTNQKYDEIIFVDDSEKNVVNMENAYKADPEVDMTIFHYTKVEDDRIKANGTVLTQKQADKMANDWKQLNAVLKTIAPARAGDTCLGK; translated from the coding sequence ATGAATCTAAAAACGTTAGCTGCTCTATGCGTATTTTCTTTTTCAACAAATACATTTGCTGATGTAGTCGTAAAAGATACAGACAAATTCCAAGATGTTGCTGTTAAGGTAGATGAGCTCACGTCGAAAGGAGAAAACCCCCTTATTGTTATCGATATTGATAATACGTTGTTGACGTCAACCTCTGATATTGGTGGTGATATATGGTACCAATGGCAAAGAGGAAAACTTGATGTAAAACCAACTAAGGGCGAGAAAGTTCATTGTCTTTTTGAAGATTCAATCGGTATGCTATACGAACTTATGCCTATGAAAACTATTGAAGAGAAGGTACCTTCAACTGTTCGAGGTTGGCAAGATAATGGTCTAACAGTCATTGCACTAACATCCCGCTCGCCTAATTATCGTTATGCTACTGAAAGAGAGATGTATCGTAACCACTATGATATGACTATTTCTCCTTTGAAAGAAAAAGGGGCAGATAAAACGCCTGTTTATATTGATAAGCTCGACCGTCCTCTTAGCTATATCAATGGCATTATGATGACAACAGGTATGAATAAAGGCACGATGCTTAAATATATTCTTGATAAAACAAATCAAAAATATGATGAGATCATCTTTGTGGATGATAGTGAAAAGAATGTTGTAAATATGGAGAATGCTTACAAAGCTGATCCAGAAGTGGATATGACTATTTTCCATTATACAAAAGTTGAAGACGATCGCATTAAGGCCAATGGAACAGTATTGACTCAGAAGCAAGCGGATAAAATGGCAAATGATTGGAAACAATTAAATGCTGTATTAAAGACAATTGCTCCAGCAAGAGCAGGAGATACTTGCTTAGGTAAATAA
- a CDS encoding 2OG-Fe(II) oxygenase gives MNYDKLIDALFTQGWFVWDDFLAQDEVKALKACIPDDWSQAGIGRNDEYTTQKSIRSDKIQWLSAEMGEPVANFLKRMNEIRLEVNRHFFLGLFEYEAHFAKYEQGDFYQKHLDCFRGQENRKLTTVFYLNDDWQPEHGGRLKMYDLDDNELATLDPKAGRLVVFLSEMFPHEVLPATQRRFSIAGWFRTNGVTGNQLDISR, from the coding sequence ATGAATTACGACAAACTTATTGATGCTTTATTCACGCAAGGTTGGTTTGTCTGGGATGACTTTTTAGCTCAGGATGAGGTTAAAGCACTTAAAGCTTGTATTCCCGATGATTGGAGTCAAGCGGGCATTGGCCGAAATGATGAATACACCACCCAAAAATCTATTCGAAGTGATAAAATTCAATGGCTCTCGGCTGAAATGGGAGAGCCTGTTGCTAACTTTTTAAAACGTATGAATGAAATTCGTTTAGAGGTAAATCGTCACTTTTTTCTTGGCTTATTTGAATATGAAGCACATTTTGCCAAATATGAGCAAGGTGATTTCTACCAAAAGCATTTAGATTGTTTTCGTGGTCAAGAAAATCGTAAATTAACTACGGTATTTTACCTTAACGATGATTGGCAACCAGAACATGGTGGTCGTCTAAAAATGTATGATTTAGACGATAATGAATTAGCAACATTAGATCCAAAAGCGGGGCGTTTAGTTGTGTTCTTATCTGAAATGTTCCCTCATGAAGTGCTGCCAGCAACACAGCGTCGATTTAGTATCGCTGGCTGGTTTCGCACGAACGGTGTTACTGGAAATCAATTAGATATTTCACGTTAA